From Methanocella paludicola SANAE, a single genomic window includes:
- a CDS encoding glycosyltransferase family 4 protein — protein MEPVHLGNNKILLVTQLYPPESGGNASRISDMADGLKNLGADISILSPVPTFPFGSFKRTWRPWVRKSEREIDVTNLWTWQPSSVDPGFASRITYYLVYAVHAAIWALVHKGNYDIIVTSVPPLFVNLAGLLPGLVFGKKWVIDVRDLWIDASISLGFIKKDSIMEKLSRLFEQLCYTRTDLICVTTEETKKKILARYDHLQPEKIVVVPNGVDISRFYPQGEKKPAQLIYTGNVGYAQDLETAVLAMGTVGRTHRALLLIVGEGDMKERLKSLVQEKGLGNYVIFKDLVPREEIPRLISESYLGLAPLKDIESLEYAIPSKVYEYMACGIPFVGCGKGEIVNIAVRSKAGIITDNVPESIADAIGKLLDDPGKVAGMGRGGREYVTQYCERKAIARKFYEYIVEAGARHSMEARTDGSGCTLNNYTSR, from the coding sequence ATGGAGCCGGTGCACTTGGGTAACAATAAGATCCTCCTGGTCACTCAATTATACCCGCCTGAAAGCGGTGGTAACGCTTCAAGAATATCGGACATGGCGGATGGCCTGAAAAATTTGGGCGCAGACATTTCTATACTCAGCCCTGTGCCCACATTTCCCTTCGGGTCTTTCAAGAGGACGTGGAGGCCATGGGTCCGAAAGAGCGAGCGAGAGATTGATGTGACCAACCTGTGGACGTGGCAGCCATCTTCGGTGGACCCGGGCTTCGCCAGCCGTATCACCTATTATCTGGTATACGCCGTCCATGCGGCCATATGGGCGCTCGTGCACAAGGGTAACTATGATATCATAGTTACGTCAGTTCCACCGCTCTTCGTCAACCTGGCGGGACTATTGCCGGGCCTTGTTTTCGGGAAGAAGTGGGTCATTGATGTCCGAGACCTCTGGATTGACGCTTCCATTAGCCTGGGCTTCATTAAAAAGGACAGTATCATGGAAAAGTTGAGCAGGCTGTTTGAGCAGCTTTGCTACACCCGTACGGACCTCATCTGCGTAACGACCGAGGAGACTAAAAAGAAGATACTAGCCCGATATGATCATTTACAACCTGAAAAGATAGTCGTCGTGCCCAACGGCGTGGATATCTCGCGCTTCTACCCACAGGGAGAAAAAAAACCCGCGCAGCTCATCTATACGGGAAATGTCGGCTATGCGCAGGACCTGGAGACGGCCGTGCTTGCCATGGGAACCGTGGGCCGGACTCACCGCGCCCTTTTGTTGATCGTGGGCGAGGGCGATATGAAGGAGCGATTGAAAAGCCTGGTCCAGGAAAAGGGCCTGGGCAATTATGTTATCTTCAAGGACCTTGTGCCCAGGGAAGAAATCCCCCGGCTGATTTCGGAGTCCTATCTGGGGCTGGCGCCTCTAAAGGACATTGAGAGCTTAGAATACGCAATACCGTCCAAAGTATACGAGTATATGGCGTGTGGCATCCCATTTGTCGGTTGCGGCAAAGGCGAGATCGTAAACATCGCGGTCAGGTCTAAGGCCGGTATCATTACCGATAATGTCCCCGAATCCATTGCCGACGCCATCGGCAAGCTGCTGGACGATCCGGGAAAAGTCGCCGGGATGGGCCGTGGAGGGAGAGAATACGTGACGCAATATTGTGAACGGAAAGCGATCGCCCGTAAATTCTACGAGTATATCGTCGAGGCGGGAGCAAGGCATTCAATGGAAGCCAGGACAGATGGATCCGGTTGTACCCTAAATAATTACACGAGCAGGTAG
- a CDS encoding oligosaccharide flippase family protein, with protein sequence MEYKYITLAAISRTYRFVFHKDLNKDFLLFLKNLTYVVSGALPSIVLLAIFNILAARLLGPAEYGKYTLIQSIAAFIGLPMIMGYHTTIAKFLPESKDYATISKTVSSAYIMTLLFTLATIAVCLTFMQDLSKAFNILPEFLMLAIMFAVLYTFYLLNMNTIRGLMEMKLYSIFQVAYAALVLAIFLISVLGGPITFQSILYPIFISYGVTGAAIFLLIRKYLVLKIDRSWLFRLTKYSIICVVGAVSYTVYSNISQVLIHIYMTPHDLGIYSAYSLAAISVTSLMISTFITVFFPTASQYNDKGPIFTMFFKLLPFIVILGIPMLIFSEIVVLFLYGNQYTTYLDLVLLFSVAGVSQSIQNLYGWILNTDSDRGVKISSAGGIILAVAALVLNLVLIPVWGIRGAVIALILSYLATFLIMTWLTNRYYRTGDLVAGN encoded by the coding sequence GTGGAATACAAATACATCACACTAGCCGCGATCAGCCGCACCTATCGGTTTGTTTTTCATAAGGACTTGAACAAAGACTTCCTATTATTTTTAAAAAACCTGACGTACGTTGTTTCGGGTGCGCTGCCTAGCATCGTCCTGTTAGCCATATTCAATATCCTGGCGGCGAGGTTACTCGGTCCTGCCGAATATGGTAAGTATACGCTGATCCAGTCCATAGCCGCCTTCATCGGACTACCGATGATCATGGGGTATCACACGACCATCGCTAAGTTTCTTCCGGAGAGCAAGGATTATGCGACGATCTCGAAGACCGTCTCCTCGGCGTATATCATGACGCTCCTCTTCACGCTTGCCACGATCGCCGTATGCCTGACCTTCATGCAGGACCTATCGAAGGCCTTCAATATCCTCCCCGAGTTTCTGATGCTGGCCATCATGTTCGCGGTATTATACACGTTCTATTTGCTCAACATGAATACCATCAGGGGCTTGATGGAGATGAAGCTGTACTCCATATTTCAAGTGGCGTATGCGGCGTTGGTACTCGCAATCTTTCTCATCTCCGTCCTCGGTGGGCCGATCACGTTCCAGTCCATTTTGTATCCCATCTTCATCTCATATGGCGTCACGGGCGCAGCCATTTTCCTATTGATTCGAAAATATCTGGTCTTAAAGATCGACAGGTCCTGGTTATTCCGGCTAACTAAATATAGCATAATCTGTGTGGTCGGTGCCGTGTCATACACGGTCTATTCCAACATTTCCCAGGTTTTGATACACATCTACATGACGCCACATGACCTCGGCATATACAGTGCATACAGCCTGGCCGCCATCAGCGTGACTTCCCTGATGATAAGCACTTTTATCACGGTCTTTTTCCCCACGGCTTCACAATACAATGATAAGGGCCCGATCTTCACCATGTTCTTCAAGCTTTTACCCTTCATTGTTATCCTCGGTATTCCCATGCTCATTTTCTCGGAGATCGTGGTACTGTTTCTTTACGGGAACCAATATACGACGTACCTTGACCTGGTGTTGCTCTTCTCCGTAGCTGGCGTGAGCCAGTCTATACAGAACCTCTACGGCTGGATATTGAACACCGATAGCGATCGGGGCGTGAAGATCAGCAGCGCAGGCGGGATAATCCTGGCCGTGGCGGCCCTGGTATTGAACCTAGTCCTCATACCGGTATGGGGCATCCGAGGAGCTGTCATCGCCCTGATATTATCCTATCTGGCCACATTCCTGATCATGACGTGGTTGACCAATCGTTATTATAGGACCGGTGATCTCGTTGCTGGAAACTGA
- a CDS encoding DUF362 domain-containing protein, which produces MGMDSRNYGRLDWNPLGGIIRPGNMITIKPNFVGHANPVDNVEAMITQGCIIRAVLDYVYMALEGRGTITIADAPSIDTDFDQVRKVTGIDRIAEYYEANAEVKINIVDMRKEVGHMRMGKLVHEELKGDPLGYTIVDLKGDSAHAGIIGQYKKFRSFNYSKEVMMQHHNSDKNEYCIGNSVLAADVIINLPKLKTHNKTGMTCALKNLVGINGYKDWLPHHRAGPSEAGGDEYAQKDLRKDLSVMLRDEIQVTDNMLLVIPLKALSDALYYSKLALPFHDQYYNGCWHGNDTLPRTIYDLNRIIFYADRDGTMRDTAQRRMFILVDGVIGGEKEGPQTPSAKKCGVLVAGHDPVEVDLTCSRIMGFDYLKMPMFKYPMEGGKYGLFKDGLDGIRIISDKCRELDGVYDAYNCNFIPSKGWLGHIELMRSTTIERSTMSGAEIARTHGRTM; this is translated from the coding sequence ATGGGGATGGACAGTAGAAATTACGGCAGGTTGGACTGGAATCCCCTGGGCGGTATCATCAGGCCCGGAAATATGATAACGATTAAGCCGAACTTCGTGGGCCACGCCAACCCAGTCGATAACGTCGAAGCCATGATCACCCAGGGGTGTATAATCCGGGCCGTATTGGACTACGTCTATATGGCGCTGGAGGGTCGTGGCACCATCACCATTGCCGATGCCCCGTCCATAGATACGGACTTTGACCAGGTGCGAAAGGTCACGGGCATCGACCGTATCGCGGAATATTATGAGGCGAACGCGGAGGTTAAGATCAACATCGTCGATATGCGAAAAGAAGTAGGCCACATGAGGATGGGCAAGCTGGTCCATGAAGAGCTGAAAGGCGATCCGCTTGGCTATACCATCGTGGACCTGAAGGGCGATTCCGCGCATGCCGGGATCATAGGCCAGTATAAAAAGTTCAGATCATTTAACTACAGCAAAGAGGTCATGATGCAGCACCATAATAGTGACAAGAACGAGTATTGCATCGGCAATAGCGTGCTGGCCGCCGACGTGATCATTAACCTTCCGAAGTTAAAGACACATAACAAGACAGGCATGACGTGTGCGTTAAAAAACCTGGTCGGCATCAACGGGTATAAGGACTGGCTACCCCATCACCGGGCCGGTCCGAGCGAAGCGGGCGGCGACGAATACGCGCAAAAGGACTTACGAAAGGACCTGTCGGTGATGCTGAGGGATGAGATCCAGGTCACCGATAACATGCTCCTGGTCATACCGCTGAAAGCCTTGAGCGATGCCCTCTACTATTCAAAATTGGCCCTGCCGTTCCACGACCAGTACTATAACGGGTGCTGGCATGGCAACGACACGCTACCTCGGACCATTTATGACCTGAACCGTATCATCTTTTACGCGGACAGGGATGGCACCATGAGGGATACGGCCCAGCGAAGGATGTTTATTCTCGTGGATGGGGTCATCGGAGGGGAGAAGGAGGGCCCGCAGACGCCGAGTGCGAAGAAGTGCGGAGTGCTCGTCGCCGGGCACGACCCGGTGGAGGTGGACCTGACCTGTAGTCGCATTATGGGTTTTGATTACCTAAAGATGCCGATGTTCAAGTATCCTATGGAGGGCGGTAAATATGGACTCTTTAAAGACGGGCTGGATGGAATACGGATAATATCCGATAAATGCCGGGAGCTCGATGGAGTATACGACGCGTATAACTGTAACTTCATCCCCTCTAAAGGCTGGTTGGGGCATATCGAGTTAATGAGAAGCACGACAATTGAACGTTCAACCATGTCGGGGGCCGAGATCGCCCGGACGCATGGCCGGACTATGTAA
- a CDS encoding polysaccharide deacetylase family protein — translation MDVTIVCHTEFGHVINREISYTKNAIDGVSVGVPNLIKLADKYGAKVTFAVMPEVVEHFPKPMKHEIGLHVHPGWTEYDKLGEHWCIGDAYLRDHCKQSINSPGLRNYAYEEQLGMIKAGKDRIEDFFGVEPRSFVSGLWSANNDTIKALIKAGFAYDCSTLLRFRPSVYDWSELKRICLPYHPHQDNYQKRGDLPLLIVPTSQTLLRENVNPEVVPILGLGWLKACFKEYYRQGAPLFNICLHSPCMNDSYFLNNMDSLLWFISKHKVNFKFISEVGDYPEHTVKTSLTPYVLGINRDLIHTFVEKKVLPRRITSWNTNTSH, via the coding sequence ATGGATGTAACCATCGTATGCCACACGGAATTCGGACATGTCATAAATCGGGAGATTTCATACACGAAGAATGCCATCGACGGCGTTAGCGTCGGTGTTCCCAACCTGATCAAGCTCGCCGATAAATATGGCGCAAAGGTGACCTTTGCCGTGATGCCCGAAGTAGTAGAGCATTTTCCGAAGCCCATGAAGCATGAGATCGGGCTGCACGTACATCCCGGCTGGACCGAGTACGATAAGCTTGGCGAGCACTGGTGCATAGGCGACGCCTATCTGAGAGACCATTGTAAACAATCGATCAACTCGCCGGGACTGAGAAACTACGCCTATGAGGAGCAACTTGGCATGATCAAAGCAGGCAAAGATCGCATTGAGGACTTTTTTGGCGTGGAACCCCGCTCCTTTGTATCCGGCCTATGGTCCGCTAACAATGACACGATTAAAGCGCTGATCAAGGCGGGATTCGCATACGATTGTTCAACACTTCTGCGATTCAGGCCGTCCGTGTACGACTGGTCCGAACTGAAACGTATATGCCTGCCATATCATCCCCATCAGGATAATTACCAGAAACGTGGTGATCTGCCGCTGCTGATCGTTCCGACATCCCAGACACTGCTCCGGGAGAACGTGAATCCCGAGGTGGTGCCCATCCTGGGACTGGGGTGGCTAAAAGCCTGTTTTAAAGAATACTACCGCCAAGGAGCCCCATTATTCAATATATGCCTTCACTCTCCCTGCATGAACGACTCATATTTTTTAAATAACATGGACTCCCTGCTATGGTTCATATCGAAGCACAAGGTTAATTTCAAGTTCATTTCAGAGGTCGGCGATTATCCCGAGCACACCGTGAAGACGAGCCTGACCCCGTATGTCCTGGGCATCAACAGAGATTTGATACACACGTTCGTGGAGAAAAAGGTCCTGCCAAGGAGAATCACATCGTGGAATACAAATACATCACACTAG
- a CDS encoding glycosyltransferase, which yields MQEKSIGSTHRSSDRAEKVLLITGPSSQISEIFTRNLLCILKRLARVSFIGHLGDPEALVGLEAHYDVSRPFANSNIVFRALNYLFIQVRIALDAIGENDSRAAIFFLSDNLVLSMVLMKLIRPRMKIISFPGGRTCEAYMRKKSLLYYPFVLLEKASYMLSDRIILYSPNLISEWQLKSYGGKVLVAHEHFLDLGLFSIREAYASRPPVIGYVGRLSEEKGVLEFVHAIPDVLKARNDVRFLIIGQGPLSEKIKGYLDEQGLSSQVTMIPWVPHDLLPVYLNGLRLLVLPSYTEGLPNIMIESLACGTPFLATAVGAIQDFIQDGVTGFIMPDNAPNHISGDIIRALNSNASGEIVVNGRRLVEREFSYGATVEKYARILKQI from the coding sequence ATGCAAGAAAAATCGATAGGGTCTACACATCGGTCCTCTGATCGGGCGGAAAAAGTCCTGCTGATCACCGGGCCATCCTCGCAGATATCGGAGATTTTCACCCGAAATCTACTATGTATCCTCAAGCGTCTGGCCCGCGTCTCGTTCATCGGCCACCTGGGCGATCCCGAAGCTCTTGTCGGGCTTGAGGCACATTATGATGTGTCGCGCCCATTCGCCAATAGCAATATCGTCTTTCGCGCCCTGAACTACCTGTTCATCCAGGTGCGTATCGCGCTCGACGCCATTGGAGAAAATGACTCCAGGGCTGCCATATTTTTCCTGTCCGACAACCTGGTCCTGTCCATGGTCCTGATGAAACTGATTCGGCCCAGGATGAAGATCATCTCATTCCCCGGTGGCCGCACCTGCGAAGCCTATATGCGAAAGAAAAGTTTACTCTACTACCCTTTTGTGCTCCTCGAAAAGGCGTCGTATATGCTCTCGGACCGCATTATCCTTTACTCTCCGAACTTAATTAGCGAGTGGCAACTAAAGAGCTATGGGGGGAAGGTATTAGTCGCGCACGAACATTTCCTGGACCTCGGCCTGTTCAGTATACGGGAAGCCTATGCATCCAGACCACCGGTCATCGGGTACGTCGGAAGGCTGAGCGAAGAGAAGGGCGTACTGGAGTTCGTTCATGCGATCCCCGATGTGCTGAAAGCACGGAATGACGTGAGGTTTCTGATCATTGGCCAGGGCCCACTATCGGAAAAGATTAAAGGCTATCTGGACGAGCAAGGGCTAAGCAGCCAAGTTACCATGATCCCATGGGTGCCGCATGACCTTCTACCCGTATACCTAAATGGTTTAAGGCTCCTCGTCCTGCCTTCGTACACTGAGGGGCTGCCTAACATTATGATAGAATCCCTAGCCTGTGGTACGCCTTTCCTGGCTACGGCTGTCGGAGCGATCCAGGACTTCATCCAGGATGGCGTGACCGGCTTCATCATGCCGGATAATGCGCCCAATCACATTTCGGGCGACATCATCAGGGCATTAAATAGTAATGCGTCCGGAGAGATTGTCGTGAACGGTAGGCGCCTGGTCGAGCGTGAGTTCAGCTATGGCGCTACAGTGGAAAAATATGCCCGGATATTAAAGCAAATATGA
- a CDS encoding nucleotide sugar dehydrogenase: protein MSHMKICVIGLGYIGLPTAILLSEKNEVVGVDVKKDVVDKINDKIMPFKEPGLDRLLEQSGITASTTPRPADAFIICVPTPFDKEVRMADLKFVRSAVESIVPHLRKGNIVILESTVSPGACINVLEPILEKSGLKAGEDYYLAHCPERAIPGNTLHEMAYNDRIIGGIDDASTQLARKIYATFVKGNIYTTDITTAEFVKLMENTYRDVNIALANELAILAEEAKINIWEAISLANHHPRVNILKPGPGVGGHCIAVDPWFLTEATNRCRIINTAREINDSMPAYVLSKVKVMTENIRRPKITVFGVAYKGNVDDARETPALKFIKLAESEGFFVSTYDPLVSRFEMPLSSMEDAVRGTDCIVIISDHDLFKELDFGHLLDNSRHRNVLDTRNVVKSDGTFNLVKLGCSENAHPVYVPPKKPVSMAKVS, encoded by the coding sequence ATGTCACACATGAAAATATGCGTTATAGGTTTAGGATACATAGGATTGCCCACGGCGATTCTGCTATCTGAGAAGAACGAGGTGGTCGGCGTAGACGTTAAAAAGGACGTGGTCGATAAGATCAATGATAAGATCATGCCATTTAAGGAACCCGGGCTGGACCGCCTGCTCGAGCAATCGGGCATAACGGCGAGCACCACACCACGGCCGGCCGATGCGTTCATAATCTGCGTTCCGACGCCATTCGACAAGGAAGTCCGGATGGCGGACCTGAAGTTCGTCCGGTCCGCCGTGGAGTCGATCGTGCCCCACCTCCGGAAGGGCAACATCGTCATACTGGAGTCGACGGTCTCCCCCGGCGCCTGCATTAATGTGCTGGAGCCGATCCTCGAAAAGTCAGGGCTAAAAGCTGGCGAAGACTATTATCTTGCCCACTGCCCCGAAAGGGCGATACCGGGTAACACGCTTCACGAGATGGCTTATAACGATCGGATCATCGGCGGCATTGACGATGCTTCCACACAGCTCGCCAGGAAAATTTATGCCACGTTCGTGAAGGGTAATATCTATACGACGGATATAACCACGGCGGAGTTCGTTAAACTCATGGAGAACACATACAGGGATGTGAACATCGCGCTGGCCAATGAGCTCGCCATTCTGGCTGAGGAGGCGAAGATAAACATATGGGAAGCCATCTCCCTGGCAAATCACCACCCGCGCGTAAATATTTTGAAGCCAGGGCCCGGGGTGGGCGGTCATTGCATCGCTGTGGATCCCTGGTTCCTCACCGAGGCTACAAACCGTTGCAGGATCATCAACACGGCGAGGGAAATCAACGACTCAATGCCGGCCTACGTGCTCTCTAAGGTCAAGGTCATGACGGAAAATATCCGGCGGCCGAAGATCACGGTATTCGGTGTCGCATATAAAGGCAATGTGGACGATGCCCGCGAAACCCCGGCGCTCAAATTTATCAAGCTGGCGGAGAGCGAAGGCTTTTTCGTGAGCACATATGACCCACTGGTCAGCCGCTTCGAGATGCCGCTGTCAAGCATGGAAGATGCGGTCCGCGGCACTGACTGTATCGTGATCATCTCCGACCACGATCTGTTCAAGGAACTGGACTTTGGCCACCTGCTGGATAATTCCCGGCACAGGAACGTCCTCGATACCCGAAACGTTGTAAAAAGTGATGGCACGTTCAACCTAGTCAAGCTCGGCTGTTCCGAAAATGCACATCCGGTATACGTGCCCCCGAAAAAGCCGGTATCGATGGCAAAAGTATCATAG
- a CDS encoding prenyltransferase/squalene oxidase repeat-containing protein: MQEISYDQHAVWPCLAELYGSLLESTLEYLIVEGDYAYVHDPYFNLNRCRVTAEVCKSMIRSGGNHLLAEKMVDWLVSRQNDNGSWNELHPRFSKPSALVTSFVAETLLLKKRAGSLSGRQEQSLRRAAEYVLCSEVGPGYFRKNASYMADYLNVDASCGAFLAHYGQAYHNPTYMEAALRAADNCIGHQASDGTYPYTTSEGGTPERYPLDVPCAHYQGVTIYYLAKLQKCIRDRRLESSIRHAGGWLASIQGADGSFDWSRSGLMFAYYLSGAYAFAAAAFDYCDLTRNRGLSITKMIENKRSIMNRWEGDSFLTLPRDAYTTYRSSMVGSFPARHRLFRFCYGLYRQCARRRQSDRIEDGPFNVLSKIFNIKTSTIDPFANYPDLFMTSEALDCLGYMLYG, translated from the coding sequence ATGCAGGAGATATCTTACGATCAGCACGCAGTATGGCCATGCCTGGCAGAACTTTATGGCTCGCTCCTTGAGAGTACGCTGGAGTACCTTATCGTCGAAGGTGATTACGCCTACGTACATGACCCATATTTTAACCTGAATCGATGCCGTGTCACAGCGGAGGTCTGTAAGTCCATGATCCGCTCGGGCGGAAACCACTTATTGGCGGAAAAAATGGTGGACTGGCTCGTCTCCCGTCAGAATGATAATGGCTCATGGAATGAACTGCACCCCCGGTTTTCTAAGCCATCTGCATTGGTCACGTCGTTCGTCGCCGAAACGCTACTTTTGAAAAAACGAGCGGGCTCGCTCAGCGGCCGGCAGGAGCAGAGCCTTCGGCGAGCTGCAGAGTATGTCTTATGCTCCGAGGTCGGCCCCGGCTATTTCCGAAAGAATGCTTCCTATATGGCCGATTACCTGAACGTGGATGCTTCGTGCGGGGCCTTTCTTGCGCACTATGGTCAGGCGTATCACAACCCGACATATATGGAAGCAGCCCTACGGGCTGCCGATAATTGTATTGGCCACCAGGCGTCGGACGGGACATACCCCTACACAACGTCCGAGGGAGGGACGCCAGAGCGCTATCCGCTGGACGTGCCCTGCGCGCACTACCAGGGCGTCACGATCTATTACCTGGCCAAGCTGCAGAAATGCATACGAGATCGCCGGCTTGAGTCATCCATACGCCATGCCGGGGGCTGGCTGGCGAGTATCCAGGGAGCGGACGGCAGCTTTGACTGGTCTCGGAGCGGCCTCATGTTCGCATATTACCTCTCGGGCGCGTACGCTTTCGCCGCCGCAGCGTTCGACTATTGCGATCTCACCCGTAACAGGGGCTTATCCATTACAAAGATGATAGAGAATAAACGGAGTATCATGAATCGCTGGGAAGGCGACTCCTTCCTGACGCTTCCGCGGGATGCCTATACGACCTACCGATCGTCGATGGTCGGAAGTTTCCCTGCCAGGCATAGGCTATTCCGGTTCTGCTATGGGCTCTACCGCCAGTGTGCCCGGCGCAGGCAAAGCGACCGGATTGAGGATGGCCCCTTCAACGTATTATCGAAGATATTCAATATAAAGACGTCCACGATAGACCCGTTCGCGAACTACCCGGACCTCTTTATGACCAGCGAGGCACTGGATTGTCTCGGTTATATGCTATATGGATAA
- a CDS encoding glycosyltransferase family 4 protein: protein MYDVLLVSINYPDIYHAWAQWNRNANLAISKLPDVRVEIVVPRPLSLPIKYLPYNEMCRIPAMRQSEEGLVHYPRFPYLVPKKLLYGVTGDLYGYCVSRYVYGHISKKDLVHCHHIYPDAYGMLGLCEKWRVPLVGDIHGDSFFTDYAGDTGLGRRIRRTVHACSKIVCVSHHIRELALRAGVDDAKLAFVPLGIDTGRFRPRDREQIRREMGIKEHHIVLYVGQLLRKKGLYDLLEAISLLTDRNDCKFVIIGSGPEEEGLRRRARRLGIEGQVQFEGQRLGEALSKWYSLANVFVLPSWTEGRPTVIYEAMASGCAVVATDVSGIPEQVKDGYTGLLVRPKDPVMLAEKLALLLDSGEKMTEMGQNGRKRILEEDWTWEGYARKIDRVYTSVL, encoded by the coding sequence ATGTACGACGTTCTGCTGGTCTCGATAAACTACCCGGACATATACCACGCCTGGGCCCAGTGGAACCGGAACGCGAACCTGGCCATCTCGAAACTCCCTGACGTTAGGGTTGAGATCGTCGTGCCCCGGCCCCTATCGCTGCCCATCAAATACCTTCCGTATAACGAGATGTGCCGGATCCCGGCGATGCGGCAGAGCGAAGAGGGATTGGTCCATTATCCCCGTTTTCCATATCTGGTCCCGAAAAAGCTCTTATACGGTGTGACGGGAGACCTATACGGCTATTGTGTATCGCGATACGTCTATGGCCACATATCGAAAAAAGACCTCGTTCACTGTCACCATATATACCCGGACGCGTACGGGATGCTTGGGCTTTGCGAAAAGTGGAGGGTTCCCCTCGTGGGGGACATCCATGGCGACTCTTTCTTCACGGATTATGCGGGCGATACCGGCCTCGGCCGCCGCATCCGTAGGACGGTGCACGCCTGCAGCAAGATCGTCTGCGTTAGCCACCATATCCGGGAATTGGCACTCAGGGCGGGGGTGGATGACGCGAAGCTCGCCTTTGTCCCACTTGGGATCGATACTGGCCGGTTCAGGCCGCGGGACAGGGAACAGATCAGGCGTGAGATGGGCATCAAGGAGCACCATATTGTCTTATACGTGGGACAGCTCCTGAGGAAAAAAGGCCTCTATGACCTGCTGGAAGCCATATCGCTGCTCACCGACCGTAATGACTGTAAGTTCGTGATCATCGGCAGCGGCCCCGAAGAGGAGGGGCTTAGGCGGCGTGCCCGGCGCCTGGGCATCGAAGGGCAGGTGCAGTTCGAGGGCCAGAGGCTGGGTGAAGCGTTGAGTAAATGGTATTCGCTCGCGAACGTGTTCGTGCTCCCCTCCTGGACGGAGGGCAGGCCCACGGTAATCTACGAGGCCATGGCGAGCGGATGCGCCGTGGTGGCCACGGACGTGAGCGGCATACCGGAGCAGGTTAAAGATGGTTACACTGGGCTGCTAGTGCGGCCGAAGGACCCGGTCATGCTGGCGGAAAAGCTCGCCTTACTCCTGGACAGCGGCGAAAAAATGACCGAGATGGGGCAGAACGGCAGAAAGCGGATACTCGAAGAAGATTGGACCTGGGAAGGATATGCAAGAAAAATCGATAGGGTCTACACATCGGTCCTCTGA